A single Lactuca sativa cultivar Salinas chromosome 8, Lsat_Salinas_v11, whole genome shotgun sequence DNA region contains:
- the LOC111903786 gene encoding peroxidase 27 produces MAIQKHVALLLQFLLVALVFDIANGYPLKLGFYQKTCPRAEAIVKRTTANYIYRAPSLAAALLRMQFHDCFVRGCDGSVLINSTRKNQAEKDGIPNLSLRGFQVIDAAKTAVEAACPGVVSCADILSLVARDAIHQIKGPYWPVPLGRRDGRVSIASESFTLPAPFANITQLKAQFVSKGLSVKDLAVLSGGHTVGISHCSTIATRLYNFTGKGDTDPSLDPRYVPQLKRICFPTDKTTLLAMDPGSSKSFDEDYYSVVLKRRGLFQSDAALLNDKTTAAYVKLQAKSHGYTFFKDFQASMVKMGQIGVLTGKAGEIRRHCALIN; encoded by the exons ATGGCAATCCAAAAGCACGTTGCACTTCTTCTACAATTTTTACTTGTTGCTCTTGTTTTTGACATCGCCAATGGCTATCCGCTAAAGTTAGGATTCTACCAAAAGACGTGTCCCAGAGCTGAAGCTATTGTAAAAAGGACAACAGCAAACTACATTTATCGTGCTCCTTCTCTTGCTGCTGCTTTGCTTCGAATGCAGTTTCATGATTGCTTTGTGAGG GGATGTGATGGTTCAGTGTTGATAAACTCTACAAGAAAAAACCAGGCGGAGAAAGACGGAATTCCAAATCTTTCACTCAGAGGATTTCAAGTTATTGATGCTGCAAAAACTGCTGTAGAAGCCGCATGTCCTGGTGTTGTCTCTTGTGCAGACATCCTATCTTTGGTAGCACGAGATGCAATCCACCAG ATTAAGGGCCCATATTGGCCAGTGCCATTAGGGAGAAGAGATGGAAGAGTATCAATAGCATCCGAGAGTTTTACACTACCTGCTCCTTTTGCCAACATTACTCAACTCAAAGCACAATTTGTCTCCAAGGGTCTCAGCGTTAAAGACCTGGCTGTTCTTTCAG GAGGACACACCGTCGGGATTTCACACTGCTCTACCATTGCGACCAGGTTGTACAATTTTACAGGCAAAGGCGACACTGACCCATCCCTAGACCCGAGGTATGTACCTCAATTGAAAAGAATATGCTTTCCAACCGACAAAACCACACTCCTTGCAATGGATCCAGGGAGTTCAAAATCATTCGATGAGGATTACTACAGTGTTGTCTTGAAAAGGAGAGGCTTGTTTCAGTCCGATGCCGCGCTTCTAAATGATAAAACAACAGCTGCTTACGTCAAGCTTCAAGCTAAGTCTCATGGATACACATTCTTTAAAGATTTCCAAGCATCAATGGTGAAAATGGGACAAATTGGAGTCCTAACTGGCAAGGCCGGTGAGATCAGAAGACATTGCGCTCTAATAAACTAA